A region of the Candidatus Nanosynbacter lyticus genome:
GTGGCTGCTGAGGTTCTTGTTTTGGCATATTATTTTCTCCTATTAAAGAAATATTAATACGCTAATTATAACACATCCTTAATTTCTTCCGGTAAAAATCCTTTTTTATGTTTAAAACCAGCTTGCCATTTGTAGTCTTTGGTATAGCCTAGATCTTTCATCAGGTTGGTGGCAGCGTTGCGAAGATGGAGCGGTACGGGTGAATTGGGATATTTGCGCGCCAGAGAAAAGGCATCGTTCATCGCATCAGTGGTCTCACGCGACTTTTGACTGCGAGCCAGAGCGATAGCACAGTGAAATAGATTGTATTTGGCCTCAGGCAGGCCAACGCGCTCAACTGCCTCAAACGTAGCGACCGCTAGGCTCAGCGCACCATTGCCAGCCAACCCAATGTCTTCTGACGCAAAGATCACCATCCGCCGTGCGATGAACTTCGGGTCTTCGCCAGCGTCAATCATCCGCGCCAAATAATACGCCGCAGCCACCGAATCACTACCGCGCAGCGACTTGATGAACGCTGAGATGACGTCATAATGTGTATCGCCTTTTTTGTCATAGCCCGGCAAACGCCGCTGGGCCGCTGCTTTGACGACCTCCGGCGTGACTTTGCCGCCAAAACTCAGTGCCAATTCCAAATTACCCAAGGCCACCCGCGCGTCACCGTCCGCTAATTCCGCTAAATAATCCAGGACTTTGGGCGGCACTCGCTTGGTTTGTTTCAAAACCTTCAATGCCCGCTTCAACACTAGTACAATTTCATCTTTGGTCAGTTGCTGCAGCACCAGCACTCGCGCCCGACTGAGCAGTGGCGTGATCACCTCAAAACTCGGATTCTCGGTGGTCGCACCAATCAAGGTGATCAGCCCACTCTCAACATACGGTAAAAAGGCGTCCTGCTGCGCCTTATTAAAGCGGTGGATTTCATCAACGAACAGAATCGTCCTGAGGTTAAAGTTCCAATTTTGCCTGGCGTGTTCAATCACCTTTTCGACATCTTTTTTACCACTAGTCACCGCCGACAGCTCGACGAACTCTGCATTAACCTCACGAGCGATAATTCGCGCCAACGTCGTCTTACCCGTGCCTGGCGGCCCCCACAAAATCAAGCTGACCGGCTCAGCGCGCCTCACAATCTGACGGAGCAATTCACCCTCACCCAACAGATGGCTCTGCCCAATCACCTCGTCCAGATTTTGCGGCCGCATCTGCTCGGCCAACGGTATTCGTCCCATGCTCTTATTATACGAATAAATTTAGTTACTCATCAAGTCGCAACTGCGCAGAATATGCTAGAATAACATTATATAAACAGGAGGAATTTATGGAAATATCAATAGCAATTTTAGTCATCTTGACTATTTTTGTACTGAGCGGCATTAAAATCGTCAATCAATACCAGCGCGGCGTGGTGCTGACGCTCGGTAAGTTTACTGGCGTACGCGAACCAGGACTTCGAGTGGTCGTACCAATTTTCCAAACGATGATGCTGGTCGACGTGCGTTCGACACCGATTGACGTACCGAAACAAGAAGTTATCACCAAGGACAATGTCACCGTCGGCGTTGACGCGGTGGTATATTTCCGAGTGATTAACGCGCCAA
Encoded here:
- a CDS encoding replication-associated recombination protein A produces the protein MGRIPLAEQMRPQNLDEVIGQSHLLGEGELLRQIVRRAEPVSLILWGPPGTGKTTLARIIAREVNAEFVELSAVTSGKKDVEKVIEHARQNWNFNLRTILFVDEIHRFNKAQQDAFLPYVESGLITLIGATTENPSFEVITPLLSRARVLVLQQLTKDEIVLVLKRALKVLKQTKRVPPKVLDYLAELADGDARVALGNLELALSFGGKVTPEVVKAAAQRRLPGYDKKGDTHYDVISAFIKSLRGSDSVAAAYYLARMIDAGEDPKFIARRMVIFASEDIGLAGNGALSLAVATFEAVERVGLPEAKYNLFHCAIALARSQKSRETTDAMNDAFSLARKYPNSPVPLHLRNAATNLMKDLGYTKDYKWQAGFKHKKGFLPEEIKDVL